Proteins found in one Drosophila busckii strain San Diego stock center, stock number 13000-0081.31 chromosome 2R, ASM1175060v1, whole genome shotgun sequence genomic segment:
- the LOC108596680 gene encoding serine protease inhibitor 42Dd isoform X5: protein MHKLCKLSVCVALSLLLLQLSHASLPPSPPVLNNSGHIMSNAESNNMAEYSRRLAIFSVNMYNKLSLMKPNENVVFSPFSIQSCAAMARLGAEGETAAELDRGLGLVSTDERQIAESFHQVISAYEKSDILRIANKIYVMQGYNLRAQFNELLSKQFLSGAENVDFSRNAEAAGKINTWVEQQTNHLIKDLVPASALDGFTRLVLVNAIHFKGNWVHEFPAHATRNDKFHLNNVDSIDVPMMNVKARFRYANLPNLDASALEMPYKDSDLSMLIVLPNTKTGLSQLEEKLRSTPISLITEQLRSTEVQVKLPKFKAEFQVELSEAFQQLGMTRMFSDNAQFGKMLTEPESLKVSAIIHKAFIDVNEQGTEAAAATVFRIMPVMGFRRKHFHATHPFVYYIKTQRDLLFFTGKHMA, encoded by the exons atgcataaactcTGCAAGTTAAGCG tCTGCGTGGCGCTCTCTCTGCTGCTCTTGCAACTCTCCCACGCAAGCCTGCCGCCCAGCCCTCCAGTTTTGAATAACAGCGGCCACATCATGTCCAACGCTGAGAGCAACAACATGGCCGAGTACTCACGCCGGCTGGCCATATTCTCTGTCAACATGTACAACAAACTGTCGCTGATGAAACCAAATGAGAATGTCGTCTTCTCTCCATTCTCCATACAGAGCTGTGCTGCGATGGCGCGTCTGGGCGCCGAAGGTGAGACAGCAGCTGAGCTCGATCGTGGTCTTGGCTTGGTCTCCACCGATGAGCGTCAAATTGCTGAGAGTTTCCATCAAGTGATCAGTGCCTACGAGAAGAGCGACATTCTGCGTATTGCCAACAAGATCTATGTTATGCAGGGCTACAATCTGCGCGCTCAGTTCAATGAGCTGCTCTCCAAGCAGTTTTTGTCTGGCGCAGAGAATGTGGATTTCTCCCGAAATGCTGAAGCCGCAGGCAAAATCAATACGTGGGTGGAGCAGCAAACGAATCATTTAATTAAGGATTTAGTGCCGGCAAGTGCACTGGACGGATTCACACGTCTGGTGCTGGTAAATGCGATTCACTTCAAGGGTAACTGGGTGCATGAGTTCCCCGCGCATGCAACAAGAAATGACAAGTTCCACTTGAACAATGTGGACAGCATTGATGTGCCAATGATGAATGTTAAGGCACGCTTCCGATATGCGAATCTGCCCAATTTGGATGCCAGCGCGTTGGAAATGCCCTACAAGGATTCGGACTTGTCCATGTTGATAGTGCTGCCCAATACCAAAACGGGTTTGAGCCAGTTGGAGGAAAAACTGCGATCCACGCCCATCTCATTGATTACTGAGCAGCTGCGCAGCACGGAGGTGCAGGTCAAGCTGCCCAAGTTCAAGGCCGAATTTCAGGTGGAGCTCTCTGAAGCTTTCCAGCAG TTGGGTATGACTCGTATGTTCTCGGACAATGCCCAGTTCGGCAAAATGCTGACGGAACCGGAATCGCTGAAGGTGTCGGCCATTATCCACAAGGCTTTTATCGATGTGAATGAGCAGGGCACTGAGGCAGCAGCCGCCACCG TGTTTCGTATTATGCCTGTTATGGGATTCCGGCGTAAACATTTCCATGCCACGCATCCGTTTGTCTACTACATAAAGACGCAGCGGGATCTGCTGTTCTTTACTGGCAAGCATATGGCTTGA
- the LOC108596680 gene encoding serine protease inhibitor 42Dd isoform X6 gives MSNAESNNMAEYSRRLAIFSVNMYNKLSLMKPNENVVFSPFSIQSCAAMARLGAEGETAAELDRGLGLVSTDERQIAESFHQVISAYEKSDILRIANKIYVMQGYNLRAQFNELLSKQFLSGAENVDFSRNAEAAGKINTWVEQQTNHLIKDLVPASALDGFTRLVLVNAIHFKGNWVHEFPAHATRNDKFHLNNVDSIDVPMMNVKARFRYANLPNLDASALEMPYKDSDLSMLIVLPNTKTGLSQLEEKLRSTPISLITEQLRSTEVQVKLPKFKAEFQVELSEAFQQLGMTRMFSDNAQFGKMLTEPESLKVSAIIHKAFIDVNEQGTEAAAATGAVVRMKRSLISLAEPVVFHADHPFIYMLVHQQQVPLFMGSIVRLEGAAASACAAPGIEHDEF, from the exons ATGTCCAACGCTGAGAGCAACAACATGGCCGAGTACTCACGCCGGCTGGCCATATTCTCTGTCAACATGTACAACAAACTGTCGCTGATGAAACCAAATGAGAATGTCGTCTTCTCTCCATTCTCCATACAGAGCTGTGCTGCGATGGCGCGTCTGGGCGCCGAAGGTGAGACAGCAGCTGAGCTCGATCGTGGTCTTGGCTTGGTCTCCACCGATGAGCGTCAAATTGCTGAGAGTTTCCATCAAGTGATCAGTGCCTACGAGAAGAGCGACATTCTGCGTATTGCCAACAAGATCTATGTTATGCAGGGCTACAATCTGCGCGCTCAGTTCAATGAGCTGCTCTCCAAGCAGTTTTTGTCTGGCGCAGAGAATGTGGATTTCTCCCGAAATGCTGAAGCCGCAGGCAAAATCAATACGTGGGTGGAGCAGCAAACGAATCATTTAATTAAGGATTTAGTGCCGGCAAGTGCACTGGACGGATTCACACGTCTGGTGCTGGTAAATGCGATTCACTTCAAGGGTAACTGGGTGCATGAGTTCCCCGCGCATGCAACAAGAAATGACAAGTTCCACTTGAACAATGTGGACAGCATTGATGTGCCAATGATGAATGTTAAGGCACGCTTCCGATATGCGAATCTGCCCAATTTGGATGCCAGCGCGTTGGAAATGCCCTACAAGGATTCGGACTTGTCCATGTTGATAGTGCTGCCCAATACCAAAACGGGTTTGAGCCAGTTGGAGGAAAAACTGCGATCCACGCCCATCTCATTGATTACTGAGCAGCTGCGCAGCACGGAGGTGCAGGTCAAGCTGCCCAAGTTCAAGGCCGAATTTCAGGTGGAGCTCTCTGAAGCTTTCCAGCAG TTGGGTATGACTCGTATGTTCTCGGACAATGCCCAGTTCGGCAAAATGCTGACGGAACCGGAATCGCTGAAGGTGTCGGCCATTATCCACAAGGCTTTTATCGATGTGAATGAGCAGGGCACTGAGGCAGCAGCCGCCACCG GCGCTGTAGTGCGCATGAAGCGCAGCCTCATTTCACTGGCTGAGCCAGTTGTATTCCATGCCGATCATCCATTCATCTATATGCTGGTGCATCAACAGCAAGTACCACTGTTCATGGGTTCCATAGTGCGGCTCGAGggagcagctgccagcgcttGTGCGGCACCAGGCATCGAGCATGACGAGTTCTAA
- the LOC108594796 gene encoding serine protease inhibitor 42Dd, producing MSNAESNNMAEYSRRLAIFSVNMYNKLSLMKPNENVVFSPFSIQSCAAMARLGAEGETAAELDRGLGLVSTDERQIAESFHQVISAYEKSDILRIANKIYVMQGYNLRAQFNELLSKQFLSGAENVDFSRSAEAAGKINTWVEQQTNHLIKDLVPASALDGFTRLVLVNAIHFKGNWVHEFPAHATRNDKFHLNNVDSIDVPMMNVKARFRYANLPNLDASALKMPYKDSDLSMLIVLPNTKTGLTQLEEKLRSTPISLITEQLRSTEVQVKLPKFKAEFQVELSEAFQQLGMTRMFSDNAQFGKMLTEPEALKVSAIIHKAFIDVNEQGTEAAAATGMCFQVMSLASYKPEPEYFYADHAFNYYIINKQNIVLFAGRQQKP from the exons ATGTCCAATGCTGAGAGCAACAACATGGCCGAGTACTCACGCCGGCTGGCCATATTCTCTGTCAACATGTACAACAAACTGTCGCTGATGAAACCAAATGAGAATGTCGTCTTCTCTCCATTCTCTATACAGAGCTGTGCTGCGATGGCGCGTCTGGGCGCTGAGGGTGAGACAGCAGCTGAGCTCGATCGTGGTCTTGGCCTGGTCTCCACCGATGAGCGTCAAATTGCAGAGAGTTTCCATCAAGTGATCAGTGCCTACGAGAAGAGCGACATTCTGCGTATTGCCAACAAGATCTATGTTATGCAGGGCTACAATCTGCGCGCTCAGTTCAATGAGCTGCTCTCCAAGCAGTTTTTGTCTGGCGCAGAGAATGTGGACTTCTCCCGCAGCGCTGAAGCCGCAGGAAAAATCAATACGTGGGTGGAGCAGCAAACGAATCATTTGATTAAGGATTTGGTGCCGGCGAGTGCACTGGACGGATTCACACGTCTGGTGCTGGTGAATGCGATTCACTTCAAGGGTAACTGGGTGCATGAGTTCCCCGCGCATGCAACAAGAAATGACAAGTTCCACTTGAACAATGTGGACAGCATTGATGTGCCAATGATGAATGTTAAGGCACGCTTCCGATATGCGAATCTGCCCAATTTGGATGCCAGCGCGTTGAAAATGCCCTACAAGGATTCGGACTTGTCCATGTTGATAGTGCTGCCTAATACCAAAACGGGTTTGACCCAGCTGGAGGAAAAACTGCGATCCACGCCCATCTCATTGATTACTGAGCAGCTGCGCAGCACGGAGGTGCAGGTCAAGCTGCCCAAGTTCAAGGCCGAATTTCAGGTGGAGCTCTCTGAAGCTTTCCAGCAG TTGGGTATGACTCGTATGTTCTCGGACAATGCCCAGTTCGGCAAAATGCTGACGGAACCGGAAGCGCTGAAGGTGTCGGCCATTATCCACAAGGCTTTTATCGATGTGAATGAGCAGGGCACTGAggcagccgccgccaccg GAATGTGCTTTCAAGTAATGTCGCTGGCTAGTTATAAACCGGAACCGGAATATTTTTATGCCGAccatgcatttaattattatattattaataaacaaaacattgtaCTCTTTGCTGGTAGACAACAAAAGccttaa
- the LOC108596680 gene encoding serine protease inhibitor 42Dd isoform X4, whose protein sequence is MHKLCKLSVCVALSLLLLQLSHASLPPSPPVLNNSGHIMSNAESNNMAEYSRRLAIFSVNMYNKLSLMKPNENVVFSPFSIQSCAAMARLGAEGETAAELDRGLGLVSTDERQIAESFHQVISAYEKSDILRIANKIYVMQGYNLRAQFNELLSKQFLSGAENVDFSRNAEAAGKINTWVEQQTNHLIKDLVPASALDGFTRLVLVNAIHFKGNWVHEFPAHATRNDKFHLNNVDSIDVPMMNVKARFRYANLPNLDASALEMPYKDSDLSMLIVLPNTKTGLSQLEEKLRSTPISLITEQLRSTEVQVKLPKFKAEFQVELSEAFQQLGMTRMFSDNAQFGKMLTEPESLKVSAIIHKAFIDVNEQGTEAAAATAILLVGYSLFQPIKPPPSFQAKQPFAYFLINRQGLVLFAGKVQKP, encoded by the exons atgcataaactcTGCAAGTTAAGCG tCTGCGTGGCGCTCTCTCTGCTGCTCTTGCAACTCTCCCACGCAAGCCTGCCGCCCAGCCCTCCAGTTTTGAATAACAGCGGCCACATCATGTCCAACGCTGAGAGCAACAACATGGCCGAGTACTCACGCCGGCTGGCCATATTCTCTGTCAACATGTACAACAAACTGTCGCTGATGAAACCAAATGAGAATGTCGTCTTCTCTCCATTCTCCATACAGAGCTGTGCTGCGATGGCGCGTCTGGGCGCCGAAGGTGAGACAGCAGCTGAGCTCGATCGTGGTCTTGGCTTGGTCTCCACCGATGAGCGTCAAATTGCTGAGAGTTTCCATCAAGTGATCAGTGCCTACGAGAAGAGCGACATTCTGCGTATTGCCAACAAGATCTATGTTATGCAGGGCTACAATCTGCGCGCTCAGTTCAATGAGCTGCTCTCCAAGCAGTTTTTGTCTGGCGCAGAGAATGTGGATTTCTCCCGAAATGCTGAAGCCGCAGGCAAAATCAATACGTGGGTGGAGCAGCAAACGAATCATTTAATTAAGGATTTAGTGCCGGCAAGTGCACTGGACGGATTCACACGTCTGGTGCTGGTAAATGCGATTCACTTCAAGGGTAACTGGGTGCATGAGTTCCCCGCGCATGCAACAAGAAATGACAAGTTCCACTTGAACAATGTGGACAGCATTGATGTGCCAATGATGAATGTTAAGGCACGCTTCCGATATGCGAATCTGCCCAATTTGGATGCCAGCGCGTTGGAAATGCCCTACAAGGATTCGGACTTGTCCATGTTGATAGTGCTGCCCAATACCAAAACGGGTTTGAGCCAGTTGGAGGAAAAACTGCGATCCACGCCCATCTCATTGATTACTGAGCAGCTGCGCAGCACGGAGGTGCAGGTCAAGCTGCCCAAGTTCAAGGCCGAATTTCAGGTGGAGCTCTCTGAAGCTTTCCAGCAG TTGGGTATGACTCGTATGTTCTCGGACAATGCCCAGTTCGGCAAAATGCTGACGGAACCGGAATCGCTGAAGGTGTCGGCCATTATCCACAAGGCTTTTATCGATGTGAATGAGCAGGGCACTGAGGCAGCAGCCGCCACCG CTATATTGTTGGTTGGATATTCCCTTTTCCAGCCTATCAAACCACCACCTTCTTTCCAAGCTAAACAgccttttgcatattttcttattaatcGCCAGGGCCTTGTGCTTTTTGCTGGCAAAGTGCAAAAGCCCTGA
- the LOC108596680 gene encoding serine protease inhibitor 42Dd isoform X1, with protein MHKLCKLSVCVALSLLLLQLSHASLPPSPPVLNNSGHIMSNAESNNMAEYSRRLAIFSVNMYNKLSLMKPNENVVFSPFSIQSCAAMARLGAEGETAAELDRGLGLVSTDERQIAESFHQVISAYEKSDILRIANKIYVMQGYNLRAQFNELLSKQFLSGAENVDFSRNAEAAGKINTWVEQQTNHLIKDLVPASALDGFTRLVLVNAIHFKGNWVHEFPAHATRNDKFHLNNVDSIDVPMMNVKARFRYANLPNLDASALEMPYKDSDLSMLIVLPNTKTGLSQLEEKLRSTPISLITEQLRSTEVQVKLPKFKAEFQVELSEAFQQLGMTRMFSDNAQFGKMLTEPESLKVSAIIHKAFIDVNEQGTEAAAATGAVVRMKRSLISLAEPVVFHADHPFIYMLVHQQQVPLFMGSIVRLEGAAASACAAPGIEHDEF; from the exons atgcataaactcTGCAAGTTAAGCG tCTGCGTGGCGCTCTCTCTGCTGCTCTTGCAACTCTCCCACGCAAGCCTGCCGCCCAGCCCTCCAGTTTTGAATAACAGCGGCCACATCATGTCCAACGCTGAGAGCAACAACATGGCCGAGTACTCACGCCGGCTGGCCATATTCTCTGTCAACATGTACAACAAACTGTCGCTGATGAAACCAAATGAGAATGTCGTCTTCTCTCCATTCTCCATACAGAGCTGTGCTGCGATGGCGCGTCTGGGCGCCGAAGGTGAGACAGCAGCTGAGCTCGATCGTGGTCTTGGCTTGGTCTCCACCGATGAGCGTCAAATTGCTGAGAGTTTCCATCAAGTGATCAGTGCCTACGAGAAGAGCGACATTCTGCGTATTGCCAACAAGATCTATGTTATGCAGGGCTACAATCTGCGCGCTCAGTTCAATGAGCTGCTCTCCAAGCAGTTTTTGTCTGGCGCAGAGAATGTGGATTTCTCCCGAAATGCTGAAGCCGCAGGCAAAATCAATACGTGGGTGGAGCAGCAAACGAATCATTTAATTAAGGATTTAGTGCCGGCAAGTGCACTGGACGGATTCACACGTCTGGTGCTGGTAAATGCGATTCACTTCAAGGGTAACTGGGTGCATGAGTTCCCCGCGCATGCAACAAGAAATGACAAGTTCCACTTGAACAATGTGGACAGCATTGATGTGCCAATGATGAATGTTAAGGCACGCTTCCGATATGCGAATCTGCCCAATTTGGATGCCAGCGCGTTGGAAATGCCCTACAAGGATTCGGACTTGTCCATGTTGATAGTGCTGCCCAATACCAAAACGGGTTTGAGCCAGTTGGAGGAAAAACTGCGATCCACGCCCATCTCATTGATTACTGAGCAGCTGCGCAGCACGGAGGTGCAGGTCAAGCTGCCCAAGTTCAAGGCCGAATTTCAGGTGGAGCTCTCTGAAGCTTTCCAGCAG TTGGGTATGACTCGTATGTTCTCGGACAATGCCCAGTTCGGCAAAATGCTGACGGAACCGGAATCGCTGAAGGTGTCGGCCATTATCCACAAGGCTTTTATCGATGTGAATGAGCAGGGCACTGAGGCAGCAGCCGCCACCG GCGCTGTAGTGCGCATGAAGCGCAGCCTCATTTCACTGGCTGAGCCAGTTGTATTCCATGCCGATCATCCATTCATCTATATGCTGGTGCATCAACAGCAAGTACCACTGTTCATGGGTTCCATAGTGCGGCTCGAGggagcagctgccagcgcttGTGCGGCACCAGGCATCGAGCATGACGAGTTCTAA
- the LOC108596682 gene encoding serine protease inhibitor 42Dd, giving the protein MIEDHEGYIEFARELCHVVARDLTHLQSVNTIVSPICIQSSLILAFMGAAGTTAEELRLGLKLGQGDRQHIARRLKDFWANHSSRDAGITLKSINRLFVSHKLQLRSEFQELAAEHFQMQPEVLIFSDAVEATKKMNALIAQDTEHKIRNLMQSNAVNAETSAVLVNALYFKGKFKKPFTPELTEPADFYADQQRRFKVHMMHQEDKFKYAELPELAARAVQLPYKNSDITLLILLPNEICGLQRLEQHMRNFNLAHIEAKLLTQDVELALPKFKIEFDLDLKSTLQQLGISQIFADNADMGHLFDCAMGQKISEVKHRGYIDVNEAGSEAAAVTVIKYVNMSLNLNVKHFKADHPFLFYILNSKAIFFAGRYVQPPTDLI; this is encoded by the exons ATGATTGAAGATCACGAAGGATACATTGAGTTTGCCAGAGAACTGTGTCATGTCGTCGCCAGGGACTTAACACATCTTCAGTCCGTAAATACTATAGTGTCACCAATCTGCATACAAAGCTCTTTGATCTTAGCCTTTATGGGAGCTGCGGGAACAACGGCGGAAGAGTTGCGGTTGGGTCTTAAGCTGGGACAAGGCGATCGCCAACATATAGCTAGAAGGCTTAAGGATTTCTGGGCAAATCATAGCAGCCGGGACGCTGGTATTACTCTTAAGTCCATTAATCGTCTATTTGTTagccacaagctgcagctgcgaaGCGAGTTTCAAGAGCTTGCGGCAGAACATTTTCAAATGCAGCCGGAGGTTTTAATATTCTCAGATGCTGTGGAGGCAACGAAAAAAATGAATGCGCTGATAGCGCAGGATACGGAGCATAAAATACGTAATCTAATGCAGTCGAATGCTGTGAATGCTGAAACGAGTGCAGTGTTGGTAAACGCGCTTTACTTTAAGGGTAAGTTTAAGAAACCTTTTACGCCAGAGCTTACAGAGCCAGCTGACTTCTATGCGGATCAGCAGCGCCGCTTCAAGGTGCACATGATGCATCAGGAggataaattcaaatatgcaGAACTGCCCGAGCTGGCAGCCAGAGCAGTGCAATTGCCATACAAGAACTCGGACATAACGCTGCTAATTCTGCTGCCGAATGAGATTTGTGGCCTGCAGCGCTTGGAGCAACACATGAGAAATTTTAATCTAGCGCATATTGAGGCCAAGCTGTTGACACAGGATGTGGAGTTGGCGTTGCCAAAGTTCAAAATTGAGTTTGATTTGGATTTAAAGTCAACGCTGCAGCAG CTGGGCATTTCTCAAATATTTGCGGATAATGCCGATATGGGGCATTTGTTTGACTGCGCAATGGGACAGAAAATATCAGAGGTCAAACATCGCGGTTACATAGATGTAAACGAAGCGGGCTCCGAAGCTGCAGCGGTCACAg TTATAAAATATGTGAATATGTCGCTGAATTTGAATGTGAAACATTTTAAAGCGGATCATCCCTTTCTGTTCTATATACTTAACAGCAAGGCGATATTCTTTGCTGGTCGCTATGTGCAACCGCCAACTGATTTGATTTAA
- the LOC108596680 gene encoding serine protease inhibitor 42Dd isoform X3 yields the protein MHKLCKLSVCVALSLLLLQLSHASLPPSPPVLNNSGHIMSNAESNNMAEYSRRLAIFSVNMYNKLSLMKPNENVVFSPFSIQSCAAMARLGAEGETAAELDRGLGLVSTDERQIAESFHQVISAYEKSDILRIANKIYVMQGYNLRAQFNELLSKQFLSGAENVDFSRNAEAAGKINTWVEQQTNHLIKDLVPASALDGFTRLVLVNAIHFKGNWVHEFPAHATRNDKFHLNNVDSIDVPMMNVKARFRYANLPNLDASALEMPYKDSDLSMLIVLPNTKTGLSQLEEKLRSTPISLITEQLRSTEVQVKLPKFKAEFQVELSEAFQQLGMTRMFSDNAQFGKMLTEPESLKVSAIIHKAFIDVNEQGTEAAAATATIMVGATAFHRFTPPVYFQAQQPYAYFLINRQGLVLFAGKVQKP from the exons atgcataaactcTGCAAGTTAAGCG tCTGCGTGGCGCTCTCTCTGCTGCTCTTGCAACTCTCCCACGCAAGCCTGCCGCCCAGCCCTCCAGTTTTGAATAACAGCGGCCACATCATGTCCAACGCTGAGAGCAACAACATGGCCGAGTACTCACGCCGGCTGGCCATATTCTCTGTCAACATGTACAACAAACTGTCGCTGATGAAACCAAATGAGAATGTCGTCTTCTCTCCATTCTCCATACAGAGCTGTGCTGCGATGGCGCGTCTGGGCGCCGAAGGTGAGACAGCAGCTGAGCTCGATCGTGGTCTTGGCTTGGTCTCCACCGATGAGCGTCAAATTGCTGAGAGTTTCCATCAAGTGATCAGTGCCTACGAGAAGAGCGACATTCTGCGTATTGCCAACAAGATCTATGTTATGCAGGGCTACAATCTGCGCGCTCAGTTCAATGAGCTGCTCTCCAAGCAGTTTTTGTCTGGCGCAGAGAATGTGGATTTCTCCCGAAATGCTGAAGCCGCAGGCAAAATCAATACGTGGGTGGAGCAGCAAACGAATCATTTAATTAAGGATTTAGTGCCGGCAAGTGCACTGGACGGATTCACACGTCTGGTGCTGGTAAATGCGATTCACTTCAAGGGTAACTGGGTGCATGAGTTCCCCGCGCATGCAACAAGAAATGACAAGTTCCACTTGAACAATGTGGACAGCATTGATGTGCCAATGATGAATGTTAAGGCACGCTTCCGATATGCGAATCTGCCCAATTTGGATGCCAGCGCGTTGGAAATGCCCTACAAGGATTCGGACTTGTCCATGTTGATAGTGCTGCCCAATACCAAAACGGGTTTGAGCCAGTTGGAGGAAAAACTGCGATCCACGCCCATCTCATTGATTACTGAGCAGCTGCGCAGCACGGAGGTGCAGGTCAAGCTGCCCAAGTTCAAGGCCGAATTTCAGGTGGAGCTCTCTGAAGCTTTCCAGCAG TTGGGTATGACTCGTATGTTCTCGGACAATGCCCAGTTCGGCAAAATGCTGACGGAACCGGAATCGCTGAAGGTGTCGGCCATTATCCACAAGGCTTTTATCGATGTGAATGAGCAGGGCACTGAGGCAGCAGCCGCCACCG CTACGATTATGGTTGGAGCCACCGCTTTCCACCGTTTCACTCCCCCAGTTTATTTCCAAGCCCAACAACcatatgcatattttcttattaatcGCCAGGGGCTTGTACTTTTCGCTGGCAAAGTGCAAAAGCCTTAA
- the LOC108596680 gene encoding serine protease inhibitor 42Dd isoform X2: protein MHKLCKLSVCVALSLLLLQLSHASLPPSPPVLNNSGHIMSNAESNNMAEYSRRLAIFSVNMYNKLSLMKPNENVVFSPFSIQSCAAMARLGAEGETAAELDRGLGLVSTDERQIAESFHQVISAYEKSDILRIANKIYVMQGYNLRAQFNELLSKQFLSGAENVDFSRNAEAAGKINTWVEQQTNHLIKDLVPASALDGFTRLVLVNAIHFKGNWVHEFPAHATRNDKFHLNNVDSIDVPMMNVKARFRYANLPNLDASALEMPYKDSDLSMLIVLPNTKTGLSQLEEKLRSTPISLITEQLRSTEVQVKLPKFKAEFQVELSEAFQQLGMTRMFSDNAQFGKMLTEPESLKVSAIIHKAFIDVNEQGTEAAAATGMVMCFASMPMFKPEPERFYADHAFNYYIINNQNVVLFAGREQKL from the exons atgcataaactcTGCAAGTTAAGCG tCTGCGTGGCGCTCTCTCTGCTGCTCTTGCAACTCTCCCACGCAAGCCTGCCGCCCAGCCCTCCAGTTTTGAATAACAGCGGCCACATCATGTCCAACGCTGAGAGCAACAACATGGCCGAGTACTCACGCCGGCTGGCCATATTCTCTGTCAACATGTACAACAAACTGTCGCTGATGAAACCAAATGAGAATGTCGTCTTCTCTCCATTCTCCATACAGAGCTGTGCTGCGATGGCGCGTCTGGGCGCCGAAGGTGAGACAGCAGCTGAGCTCGATCGTGGTCTTGGCTTGGTCTCCACCGATGAGCGTCAAATTGCTGAGAGTTTCCATCAAGTGATCAGTGCCTACGAGAAGAGCGACATTCTGCGTATTGCCAACAAGATCTATGTTATGCAGGGCTACAATCTGCGCGCTCAGTTCAATGAGCTGCTCTCCAAGCAGTTTTTGTCTGGCGCAGAGAATGTGGATTTCTCCCGAAATGCTGAAGCCGCAGGCAAAATCAATACGTGGGTGGAGCAGCAAACGAATCATTTAATTAAGGATTTAGTGCCGGCAAGTGCACTGGACGGATTCACACGTCTGGTGCTGGTAAATGCGATTCACTTCAAGGGTAACTGGGTGCATGAGTTCCCCGCGCATGCAACAAGAAATGACAAGTTCCACTTGAACAATGTGGACAGCATTGATGTGCCAATGATGAATGTTAAGGCACGCTTCCGATATGCGAATCTGCCCAATTTGGATGCCAGCGCGTTGGAAATGCCCTACAAGGATTCGGACTTGTCCATGTTGATAGTGCTGCCCAATACCAAAACGGGTTTGAGCCAGTTGGAGGAAAAACTGCGATCCACGCCCATCTCATTGATTACTGAGCAGCTGCGCAGCACGGAGGTGCAGGTCAAGCTGCCCAAGTTCAAGGCCGAATTTCAGGTGGAGCTCTCTGAAGCTTTCCAGCAG TTGGGTATGACTCGTATGTTCTCGGACAATGCCCAGTTCGGCAAAATGCTGACGGAACCGGAATCGCTGAAGGTGTCGGCCATTATCCACAAGGCTTTTATCGATGTGAATGAGCAGGGCACTGAGGCAGCAGCCGCCACCG GAATGGTCATGTGCTTTGCATCGATGCCCATGTTCAAACCGGAACCGGAACGTTTCTATGCCGATCATGcattcaattattatattattaataatcaaaACGTTGTGCTCTTTGCTGGCAGAGAACAAAAGCTTTGA